In Salmo trutta chromosome 16, fSalTru1.1, whole genome shotgun sequence, a genomic segment contains:
- the LOC115150128 gene encoding serine incorporator 3 → MGAVLGAFSVASWVPCLCSSATCLLCRCCPQSKNSTVTRVIYAFILLLGTIIACIMLLPGVDEQLKKIPGFCEDGAGSSIPGINPNMNCEIFVGYKAVYRVCFGMSMCFLVFALIMINVKNSRDPRSAIHNGFWFFKIATMVAVTVGAFYIPEGPFTHLWFVVGIFGAFFFILIQLVLLVDFARSWNESWVDNMESGNSRGWYAALLAVTGLNYIVSFIAVVLMYQLYTQSTGCLLNKFFISFNMILCAVASVVSILPRVQEFQPRSGLLQSSFMTMYTMYLTWSAMTNEPDRTCNPSLLSIFQQTLVPTLAPLEIENQTTVVIIGTKEPILSSPYLQWWDAQSIVGLAIFILCILYSSIRSSSTSQVNKLTMASNDTVILEESKAGTPDEEGGTGSKGPRRVEDNERDTVQYNYFFFHFMLFLASLYIMMTLTNWYSPDADYNTMTSKWPAVWVKISSSWVCLTLYTWTLVAPMILTNRDFS, encoded by the exons ATGGGAGCTGTTTTGGGGGCCTTTTCTGTCGCAAGCTGG GTGCCGTGTCTATGTAGCAGTGCGACATGCTTGCTGTGCAGATGCTGTCCCCAGAGCAAGAACTCCACGGTGACGCGAGTCATCTACGCCTTCATCCTGTTGCTAGGGACCATTATAGCCTGCATCATGCTGTTACCGGGAGTGGACGAGCAGCTAAAAAAG ATTCCTGGGTTCTGTGAAGACGGAGCAGGCTCTTCTATCCCAGGAATCAATCCCAACATGAACTgtgagatctttgtgggctataaaGCCGTGTACCGGGTGTGCTTCGGGATGAGCATGTGTTTCCTGGTGTTCGCTCTGATTATGATCAACGTGAAGAACAGCCGAGACCCGCGCTCTGCCATCCACAACGG GTTTTGGTTCTTTAAGATTGCCACCATGGTTGCAGTGACAGTCGGTGCCTTTTATATCCCTGAGGGGCCTTTCACTCACC tgtggttCGTGGTGGGTATCTTTGGGGCGTTCTTCTTCATCCTGATCCAGCTGGTTCTGCTGGTGGATTTTGCCCGCTCCTGGAATGAGTCCTGGGTGGACAACATGGAGAGTGGGAACTCCAGGGGCTGGTATGCAG CCTTGCTCGCTGTAACTGGACTCAACTACATCGTGTCCTTTATCGCCGTTGTCCTGATGTACCAGCTCTACACTCAGTCGACGGGCTGTCTGCTCAACAAGTTCTTCATCAGCTTCAACATGATTCTCTGTGCTGTAGCCTCTGTCGTGTCAATACTGCCCAGAGTACAG GAATTCCAGCCCCGATCCGGTCTACTTCAGTCCTCCTTCATGACTATGTACACCATGTATCTGACCTGGTCGGCCATGACCAACGAGCCTG ACCGTACATGCAACCCCAGCCTGCTGAGCATCTTCCAGCAGACACTGGTGCCCACGCTGGCCCCACTGGAGATTGAGAACCAGACGACTGTGGTGATCATCGGCACCAAAGagcccatcctctcctccccctatctgCAGTGGTGGGACGCCCAGAGCATTGTGGGATTGGCCATCTTCATCCTCTGCATTCTCTACTCCAG CATCCGCTCGTCCAGCACCAGCCAGGTGAACAAGTTAACCATGGCCTCTAACGACACAGTGATCCTGGAGGAGAGTAAAGCAGGCACCCCGGACGAGGAGGGAGGGACGGGGAGCAAGGGTCCCAGGCGTGTGGAGGACAACGAGAGGGACACGGTCCAGTACAACTATTTCTTCTTCCACTTCATGCTCTTCCTGGCTTCGCTCTACATCATGATGACTCTCACCAACTGGTACAG TCCTGATGCAGACTACAATACCATGACCAGCAAGTGGCCGGCGGTTTGGGTGAAGATCTCCTCCAGTTGGGTGTGCCTTACCCTCTATACCTGGACCCTGGTCGCCCCAATGATACTCACCAACCGGGACTTTAGCTGA